The Arachis ipaensis cultivar K30076 chromosome B05, Araip1.1, whole genome shotgun sequence nucleotide sequence TTgtgactaatttttttatatacacataGTAATATAATTAATATCTAAAATGTACACATATGTTATATTAAATAGCTTAGTTAATTcattttcaattattattttgaCATTGAGATATTTTATGTTAATAGTTGCCTTTTCTTTTAGTTAcgtaaaaaattaacaaaatttgatattattctttttttttttttgccaaaagGTTAATTATAAACGGcttgtcttttttattttttattatgcaaATAAATGTAANNNNNNNNNNNNNNNNNNNNNNNNNNNNNNNNNNNNNNNNNNNNNNNNNNNNNNNNNNNNNNNNNNNNNNNNNNNNNNNNNNNNNNNNNNNNNNNNNNNNNNNNNNNNNNNNNNNNNNNNNNNNNNNNNNNNNNNNNNNNNNNNNNNNNNNNNNTACTGTAAGtgtaaattattttttagttttttatttgtttgtattGTTATAAGTCAATAGATatcctttttagaatttttgttttTACAATAATGTTGATTTAATAGTGCTTTTTCAATGTTTATAGacaataattttaattatatccAATCTTCTAACTTTATGGGAGCTAACTTTGTTAACATTTGATTATTTCATTAGTACATAATTATTTTACCTTTATAAATTTCTCACTCCTTAATTAAGGGACGTAAGATTTACTATTGCATCTTTGGTGATTGAGTTTTGTTGATGTCATCATCATGAAATCATCGTCATCCGATGGCTTCATCCTAGTGTTGGATGCAATTAAGATTGGTTTAATTTAGTGTTAAAATGTTTGGATAATATGTGTGAAATCTTAGTTAGTACAAATTTTATTGTCCATATGCGTAACCAAACTCATTGACCACATAGAAAAACAAatttgtcaaaatttattttttatgataaaaattgAATGTCAAAATATAGGATCATGACAACAACTCATCGAGTTAATTAATGagtaattagaaaattaaataattatttctatTCATTTCAATGACCATGTCaaagtttgaactttgaagtcggCATATCATTATCAAAGTCGTGGCAAGGAGTAACGCCAAATCAAATCCAATTTATAAATCATGCAATATTTAAGTTTCTATTGAATATTTCATATATACAATTAAGAAAGCTCAATCTAATATAATTCATTTTCCCCCTCTGTCTGGTGTCTGCAACTGgggaagaaaagattttgaaaatgtcATGTTGTAAAGGAGTGAATAAATTATTTCAATCCACAACGTTATAATAGTGCAGCTTGTATAagttataatttttaattcattGAACAATAATACTTGTCTTTTTCCCTTAGAGAATGATATATAGTCATACTTTGAATTAAAATGTTCAAAATTCTAAGAGGAAACAAAAGATTTTATTATGTATAAGTAGGGAAATTATCAGAACAATGTGTGattgttttttttaattcaaaaccaCGCCTTTATCACGAGAATGATATttgataaaaatttaaataagttGACTTCaggtaaaattaataattaaaatttattaaataatttaacatatttaattaaattatcatttaatcatttttagttgagtttacactttttttttatatatatatatttattcttCTCACATCCACGATCACCAGCTGTTGATACCAAGGTCAAAGCTTTTTTATTCCTCGGAAGGAGCAGCCAGTCAACTATATTTTATTTGGTGTTTCCTTTATGCAAATAAACATATGTGCCACATTTAAGGCAGacaaaaaatatcaaattaaagCATATATATTATTGAAACATTTTAAGTGCACCGAAAATATTGATAttccagttattttaaccgtgatctgaattataaaaatatatataatatatattaattaaaatcaacggttaaaataactggtATACCGATACTTTCTGATGCATTTGAAATGTttcctatattattattattgcagcGTTGCagttaagtattttttttgtgaCTCTTGCAGTTAAGTATTTGATTGGGGGTGTGTGATACACGAAACtggtttttttatttatataaaataaaatgtgtGTATGCAAGTTGTTTAATTAtataatatgtattttttttatttaattggccAAGTTGTCAAAGTATTTTAATAAAGGGAATCTGATTAAGGGTGACCCGGATTTGGAGTTTGAACTAGTCTTTAAAAAGGTCATTTTTGGCGATAGACTTCATTATCCAATTTGTTTTGTTTTGGTGATGTTAAACAAGTGAATAAACAAGCATACACCTTCAAAGTTCAAAGTGTCATGGAGGTACTTAAATTTACTTTTTGAGAGACTTatcacggccttggacacactctAACGCTATCATACCGGCACTCGAatttactcaacctcttgagctaagaccaagtcagcctaacctTCAATACTTAGTAAGAAAGTTAAGAATagaagagaacacaagagaaatgaagctttggtggaagaacactttattgctcaaGTGTGGTAACAAATAATTCACACACacccaaactctaactctcacTCCTATTTatatagccatccacctcctcaatggatggttaggattaaatctaattaaCGGTTCAGATTAATCATCCAGaaccttctttacaaatatctattctaccacaactctctaaatgtttctagattattccataccactctttatatttctatatacatctacacttttctagaatactctatgaccttccagagtcttctagaaccttctagaacattctagaacgttccggaaccatttagagtattctcaaacactacagaaaactatacaaatactgttaaatctaaccttctaaaatttaccgtgacagACTGCtgattatataatttttaatattatttaataattaaatagacACAATTCCTTTCAAAAATGATTGAAATGtcttatatttataaatattataaaaaccTTGTTCCAATGAGGTATTGAGAATATAAACATTTTCAGGTAATCCATTAATGGATATATCATAAAACTTCAAACTATCAATTGAGCCATAGgtttacaaaataattattttttacgtTAGTAGgtcaataaataatttattgtagatttaaattttatttaaaaatttattattgattAATGGGGCGGGCCGGTCCGCCCCGTTTATGTGACGGGCctaggcggggcggggcgggttGGGGCGGGCCAgcccgctttgccacccctacCTATATATATTGGCTCACCTTTACAGATCACATCAAATGGGACACATATCTCAAATAAACTACTCTTAtgattatatatctatatttacatatgtatatacatgttgttattataattttgactaATGTTCCTGCAAGAAAAATTTTATCATTGGCTTTCATAAACCAAGTCAACATCTTCACATTTCAAAGAAcagataaaaaacaaacaaacataatAGATCTattgaaaaaatacaaaaacaacgcaaaaaaataatataaatagatagaAGTTCATATATGATAGAGATGTATTTGACTATTTGTATTGAAATTTGTGAAGATtagtttgaaaaataaaaaatatatgtaaaTATAATACCCACAACTAAATGGCCCTAGGATCACTCACTCATATAAATGACACTATCATATTTTTCATCTCTCAAACTCACTAACACTCATAAGACAAAGGAGAGAATTTCATAACATACTCATTTCATTATGGAACACACAAAATACACAAGACATATGTGCCTTTATATAGGCAATGCTTcctactaaaataataatttatgaatCACAAATCAATTTTGTAATGACCACCATTTTATGAGTTGGCTTCATGAATCTTCTTTCAACTTGTATTCATGTAGTTTCTATCATCTtctaatttcaattcaatttgattttgaatttcttcAATGTTATAGAATGTTGTAGTTGTGCTATTCTTTTGAATGTTCTTCAAAACTCTTCAAACTTCTAATATGTTAGCTTCTAGCAATATCTAGCCAATTGATGATTATTTGTATTCAACTCAAACTTTACTTCTTCAATTCTTTAACCATGTTTCATGAAAATTCTAATCTATGCAAGTTGATAGATAGCACAAGAAGTTTGTAGAATCTTGGTGATGAACCATGAACTTTGTAACCACTTTGAATTCAAATTGAATTTTGCCTTTGACTTTTCTAAACTTTTGTTACTTGCATACCTCTTAtaacatccatttgatgtatcttccatttattttgagCCGAGAGTGAAATAATCATATGAATAGTGTCTAATCTAGCAACAGGAGCAAATATTTCAAAGTAGTCGATACCTGGTTTTTGTTTGTATCCTTTTGCAACTAATCTTGCTTTGAAACGATCAACTTCACCATTGGGTTTGTACTTAGTTTTGTAAACCCACTTTACTCCAATCGGCTTCTTATCTGCTGGTAAATCTGTCAGCTCCCATGTATCATTCTTCTCAATGGCATGAATCTCCTCATTcattgctttcttccaattttTGTCTTTAAAGGCTTATTCAAAGTTCAACGGCTCACAATCTGAAAATAGAGCAAAATTTATGATCTCTTCATCGGACGGATCGTTGTCATTGCCAACTTCATAATCTGCTAATCTAGCAGGTAGTCTCTTTCTACCAGACATATGGTTACtgcaagcattatccaagtaccaTATATTTTCATCTTCAGCACATGAATTACTTGTAAAAAATAAAGTTTGAGTACCCGGATTATCATCATTATTTTGATGCTGATTTTCTGCAACGTGTGCTTGATTGTTATTCACCACTTTGAATCTGCAATCTGTTGCTTTGTGTCCATACTTTCCACAATGAAAGCAGTTGAAATTGGTTCTTTCTTGATAAAAATTGCCTCGACCTCTTCCTCGGTTGACAGGCCTAAAATTCATTCCACCTCTTCCTTGATTAGGTGGTGTAAAGTTATTGTAActtccttggttgtaattgccacgacctctacctctgaaacttcctctgcCTCTACTTTGAAAATTAAAACCACGACCTCGTCCTTCTTGTGTACGGCTTGATTCTGCAATGTTGTTGAAATTCACTCGGCTTTTCAGGGCTTCCTCGGTTGATTTTTCTGACTTCTCCAGTATTCTACTGATGTGGCTTTCCATGGTTCCTTGCAATTCTGCAATTGTCATAGTATCCATATCGTGGGACTCTAGTATCGTAGTCACCACATGGTCATACTTCATCGGCATGGTGCGAAGAATTTTCTCCACTACTTTTCTATCGGGCATATCTTCTCCATAGACTCTCATCTTATTGACAAGATCTGTAACACGAGTAAAATAGTGCTCAACAGTTTCTGAGCTCGACATCTCATACCTTTCATATTCTCTTCTCAAAGACTGTAGCTTTGCTTTCTGAGCTTTATCTACGCCTTTGTATGATAGCTTCAACGTGTTCCATGCTTCCTTTGCACTTTTGGCATTTGCTATTTTGCCAAACACCGTATAATCTACTCCTTGATGAATTTGAGATAGCGCCAATTGATCTCTCCTTTGTTGGGCAGCATCTACTCCTTCTTGCAAACCCGGTTCAATGAAATTCCACAGGTTCTGGGCCTTCAAATGGGTAGACATCAAAGTCTCCCAATAACTATAATCAAGTTTCCCATCTAACTTGGGACCGGACCACACAATATTGAAAGTGTTTGCCATACCGACTCTATGAACAAACAACTATGTGAGAACTCTCCCACACCTCATAAACTCTCAAACACCAGGCGCTGGATTAaccagctctgataccaaatgtaAATATAATACCCACAACTAAATGGCCCTAGGATCACTCACTCATATAAATGACACTATCATATTTTTCATCTCTCAAACTCACTAACACTCATAAGACAAAGGAGAGAATTTCATAACATACTCATTTCATTATGGAACACACAAAATACACAAGACATATGTGCCTTTATATAGGCAATGCTTcctactaaaataataatttatgaatCACAAATCAATTTTGTAATGACCACCATTTTATGAGTTGGCTTCATGAATCTTCTTTCAACTTGTATTCATGTAGTTTCTATCATCTtctaatttcaattcaatttgattttgaattttttcaaTGTTGTAGAATGTTGTAGTTGTGCTATTCTTTTGAATGTTCTTCAAAACTCTTCAAGCTTCTAATATGTTAGCTTCTAGCAATATCTAGCCAATTGATGATTATTTGTATTCAACTCAAACTTTGCTTCTTCAATTCTTTAACCATGTTTCATGAAAATTCTAATCTATGCAAGTTGATAGATAGCACAAGAAGTTTGTAGAATCTTGGTGATGAACCATGAACTTTGTAACCACTTTGAATTCAAATTGAATTTTGCCTTTGACTTTTCTAAACTTTTGTTACTTGCATACttcttgatttaattttctaacAATATATGAAAACTGTATTAGAATTTGTGAAGGTTAGGATGAGAAGTTAGAAATATAAAAGGATTTCAATGGTAATATAATAGCGAAAAATATGtgcgaaaaaataaagaaaatttgatAAACATAAAACCAACTTTAAAAAGCTTCCGCTGAGGTGCTTTCAAAATAGAGTTGATTGTGCTTTTTAAAAACACAAACACCTCTTGAAAAAGCTTTGTCAAACTCATCCTAAATAAGCTGCATCATCTTGTATGTTTAGTCATGGAATAAGCTGCATAATCAACATTGcacatgagaaaaaaaaaatatttgggcCTCATTATAGGTCCAATTAACAACAGAATCTGGACCAAATTGATTCGGATTTTAGAACACCCGACCCATAAATGGAAGGCCCAATATAGATCCATTCACCACACAGTCTCCAGCATCTACTCtacgagagagaaagagagagagagagagagagagtcagAGATCGTAGAAGAAGGAAGGAGTGACTGAGAGTGAGTGATCGGAGGAGACCGAAAATGTTTCTGAGGGCGGTGGCTCGGCCGTTAATGGCGAAGGTGAAGCAGACAACGGGGATCGTTGGATTGGACGTGGTGCCGAACGCGAGGGAGGTTCTGATAGGGCTATACAGGAAGACACTGAAGGAGATCCAGGCGGTGCCGGAGGACGAAGGGTACCGTAAGGCGGTGGAGAGTTTCACGAGGCACCGGCTCAAGGTCTGCGAGGAAGAAGAGGATTGGGAGAATATCGAGAAGCGACTCAGTTGTGGCCAGGTCGAGGAGCTCATCGAGGAAGCTCAGGATGAACTCAAGCTCATCGATAAAATGATCGGTAATTGTTGGATTCGTGATTCGCTTGTTGAATTCAATTGATTTGTTCTGTTTGATTGTTTGGATTGTGAGAAATGGAGAATTTGGGAATTTTTATGGGATTGATTTTAAGGGAAGGTCAATGTGTGCTGAGAAATGGGAAATTTTTAGGTCGAATTAGTT carries:
- the LOC107644894 gene encoding probable NADH dehydrogenase [ubiquinone] 1 alpha subcomplex subunit 5, mitochondrial — translated: MFLRAVARPLMAKVKQTTGIVGLDVVPNAREVLIGLYRKTLKEIQAVPEDEGYRKAVESFTRHRLKVCEEEEDWENIEKRLSCGQVEELIEEAQDELKLIDKMIEWDPWGVPDDHEIEVIENDAPVPRHVPLHRPPPLPQEFHDTLEALQSKSGKDNPAISSSESPSKA
- the LOC107641542 gene encoding uncharacterized protein LOC107641542, yielding MANTFNIVWSGPKLDGKLDYSYWETLMSTHLKAQNLWNFIEPGLQEGVDAAQQRRDQLALSQIHQGVDYTVFGKIANAKSAKEAWNTLKLSYKGVDKAQKAKLQSLRREYERYEMSSSETVEHYFTRVTDLVNKMRVYGEDMPDRKVVEKILRTMPMKYDHVVTTILESHDMDTMTIAELQGTMESHISRILEKSEKSTEEALKSRVNFNNIAESSRTQEGRGRGFNFQSRGRGSFRGRGRGNYNQGSYNNFTPPNQGRGGMNFRPVNRGRGRGNFYQERTNFNCFHCGKYGHKATDCRFKVVNNNQAHVAENQHQNNDDNPGTQTLFFTSNSCAEDENIWYLDNACSNHMSGRKRLPARLADYEVGNDNDPSDEEIINFALFSDCEPLNFE